Within the Scytonema millei VB511283 genome, the region AACTTCTAATATATAGCATCAAATCATCTCATAAAAGTGGGAATTACTGTGGATTACTTTTGATTATTTTTGGATTTGTCGGTACGCTCTGGACTGAGCTTTCCTCAGGCTCTTTTTGATACATTTGTACTAAAGGAGCGGCAGGATTTTTCAAGTCTATATAGGCAATTTGGCGAGAATTAATTTGAGTTGAAATCGGACTCATTTGAGCCAAAACATGAAGTTGTTTGGTTAATCGTTCGCTATAAGGACCGAGGTGGACGGTTCCTATTTCAGTTTTGAGAACGAGATTGCGTGGATCTTGACAATCAATTTCCAAAACTTCAATCCCGCTTTGACCGATTTTTTGATAAAGGGAACTCCAGTAGGGGCGATAAGTTTCTGGCGAACCCAAAACTTTTAACTGAGGCTTGAGACGCTGCCGGACTTGGGCAGGGTAAGATTCAAATGGAATCCACGCACCCTGCGAGTCGAGAAAGCCAACAGATGCTTTGGAGTCGGGAGTAGAACTATTGGGAATCAAACGGGCGATCGCTACAGCTACGGGCGTGCGTTCTTGCACTTGGACGATTAAACTAGGAGGAAAGAGTCGGCGAGCCACCTTAGCATCGGCAATCGGAGGGTAGGACTCTAAAGTTTGAGCGATCGCCATTGGCGAAATTTGCAGCAGCGATTGAGGATATGCTAGGGCTAGGCGCGAAACAATAACTGGCTTAGACAACAAACTGTTACCTTCAATCGCCACTTGCCGATTGTCGCGTAACACCCAATTAGGTCGTGTCATTGCCCAAACTGTAATAGCCAAAAGCCCTGATAGAGATAGTGTCTGCCAAATAGCCTTTAGTACCTGCCCAAAATCGCGATCTCGTCTCATTTCGCTCTCCCCGTCAACTCGCGCTGACATATTAGCGCAAGTTAGTGAGTAGTGAGTAGTGGCTAGTGGCTAGCATCTGAGTTCTTCATCTAGTCACCAGTCACCAGCCACTAATCACCGATCGCTGATAAGTGAAAAAAATCTCCTACATCTAAAGCTTCAGAATGTGATACAAAAATCAACAGTTCCTCACAACACAGCATCATGGGCAATACCTTCGGACATTTATTTCGGGTGACGACTTTTGGCGAATCGCACGGTGGCGGTGTGGGAGTCGTCATTGATGGATGTCCGCCACGCTTGGAGATTTCCGTGGAGGAAATTCAGTGGGAACTCGATCGCAGGCGACCAGGGCAAAGTAAAATTACCACACCCCGTAAAGAGGCTGATAGCTGCGAAATTTTGTCGGGGATATTTGAGGGAAAAACACTAGGGACCCCAATCTCGATTTTGGTGCGCAACAAAGATACCCGTCCCCAAGATTATGACGAGATGCAACAAAAGTATCGCCCTTCCCATGCCGATGCTACTTATGATGCTAAATACGGGATTCGTAACTGGCAAGGCGGGGGACGTTCTTCAGCTAGAGAGACAATTGGCAGAGTTGCAGCAGGGGCGATCGCTAAAAAAATCTTACATCAAGTTGCTGGGGTAGAAGTTGTTGCTTATGTTAAGCGCATCAAAGATTTAGAAGGCGTTATCGATCCCAGCAGCGTAACTCTAGAACAGGTAGAAAGTAACATTGTCCGCTGTCCCGATCCCGAATGTGCCGATCGCATGATTGAATCGATCGAGCAGATTGGCAGACAAGGCGATTCTGTTGGTGGTGTTGTCGAGTGCGTGGCGCGAAACGTACCGAAAGGTTTGGGTTCCCCAGTATTTGACAAACTAGAAGCAGATTTAGCTAAAGCTGTCATGTCTTTACCCGCTACCAAAGGCTTTGAAATTGGCTCTGGGTTTGCAGGAACTCTGATGACAGGTAGCGAACACAACGACGAATACTATACAGATG harbors:
- a CDS encoding cell division protein FtsQ/DivIB — encoded protein: MRRDRDFGQVLKAIWQTLSLSGLLAITVWAMTRPNWVLRDNRQVAIEGNSLLSKPVIVSRLALAYPQSLLQISPMAIAQTLESYPPIADAKVARRLFPPSLIVQVQERTPVAVAIARLIPNSSTPDSKASVGFLDSQGAWIPFESYPAQVRQRLKPQLKVLGSPETYRPYWSSLYQKIGQSGIEVLEIDCQDPRNLVLKTEIGTVHLGPYSERLTKQLHVLAQMSPISTQINSRQIAYIDLKNPAAPLVQMYQKEPEESSVQSVPTNPKIIKSNPQ
- the aroC gene encoding chorismate synthase; protein product: MGNTFGHLFRVTTFGESHGGGVGVVIDGCPPRLEISVEEIQWELDRRRPGQSKITTPRKEADSCEILSGIFEGKTLGTPISILVRNKDTRPQDYDEMQQKYRPSHADATYDAKYGIRNWQGGGRSSARETIGRVAAGAIAKKILHQVAGVEVVAYVKRIKDLEGVIDPSSVTLEQVESNIVRCPDPECADRMIESIEQIGRQGDSVGGVVECVARNVPKGLGSPVFDKLEADLAKAVMSLPATKGFEIGSGFAGTLMTGSEHNDEYYTDENGEIRTVTNRSGGVQGGISNGENIILRIAFKPTATIRKEQKTVTNAGEETLLAAKGRHDPCVLPRAVPMVEAMVALVLCDHLLRHQGQCSVLS